A window of the Xiashengella succiniciproducens genome harbors these coding sequences:
- the tilS gene encoding tRNA lysidine(34) synthetase TilS: MNTIAFRRKFSDILIDKCRVANNDIILVAFSGGADSMALLHLLKNEGCKCIAAHCNFHLRADESDADALFAEEVCNRLKVRFHKTDFDTRTFAEERGLSIEMAARQLRYDWFEKLMKETGATLLATGHHGNDNIETFFLNLSRGTGLKGLTGMSFRSGSIIRPLLFASADEIRDYCKVEGFDYRIDSTNIESDYQRNKIRNLIVPLFEELNPSFFATMQNNLSYLSDTYGIFKAEADSFRERIVAQSGDSILIPIENIKEHPYRGALLFEILQPYGFQGQMISAVIKSLDGIPGRQFFSHSHRLVVDRFNLLVVPITELDKSSHAIEGGVSEISVPIKMSISIFDKPDNYKVSRDPNTAHFDAGLVEFPLFLRKSQQGDRFMPLGMKQFKKISDLFIDLKMSLIDKENSWLLCNGDDIMWVVGVRIDDRYKIRANTRKILEIKVNP, from the coding sequence ATGAATACCATAGCATTCAGACGTAAGTTTAGCGATATTTTGATTGACAAGTGCAGAGTCGCTAATAATGACATAATACTTGTGGCCTTTAGTGGAGGGGCTGACTCAATGGCCCTCCTCCACCTACTTAAAAATGAAGGCTGCAAGTGTATTGCTGCTCATTGTAATTTCCATCTGAGAGCAGATGAATCTGATGCCGATGCACTCTTTGCCGAGGAGGTTTGCAACAGACTAAAAGTTAGGTTTCATAAAACAGACTTTGACACCAGAACTTTCGCAGAGGAGCGTGGTCTGTCAATCGAGATGGCGGCAAGGCAACTGCGCTATGACTGGTTTGAAAAGCTTATGAAGGAAACCGGAGCCACTCTGTTGGCCACAGGCCACCATGGTAATGATAATATTGAGACTTTCTTCCTTAACCTGTCCAGGGGAACTGGGCTTAAGGGTTTGACCGGGATGTCATTCAGATCTGGCAGCATTATACGTCCCTTGCTCTTTGCCTCAGCGGACGAGATAAGAGACTACTGCAAAGTTGAGGGTTTTGACTACCGTATTGACTCGACAAACATTGAGAGCGACTATCAGCGCAACAAGATCCGCAACCTGATAGTTCCCCTCTTCGAGGAACTCAATCCCTCCTTCTTTGCAACAATGCAAAACAACCTAAGCTATCTCTCCGACACCTACGGCATTTTCAAGGCCGAGGCCGACAGCTTCAGGGAACGCATTGTCGCCCAGAGTGGTGACTCCATCCTTATCCCAATTGAAAATATTAAGGAACATCCATACAGAGGAGCCCTACTGTTTGAGATCCTACAGCCATACGGCTTCCAGGGCCAAATGATTAGTGCCGTAATTAAAAGCCTTGACGGCATTCCAGGCAGGCAGTTTTTCTCCCACAGCCATCGACTGGTAGTGGATCGTTTCAACCTGCTTGTTGTGCCGATTACCGAACTTGACAAATCCTCCCATGCAATAGAAGGCGGAGTTAGCGAAATAAGTGTACCCATTAAAATGTCTATAAGCATCTTTGACAAGCCAGATAACTACAAGGTATCACGGGATCCAAATACAGCTCATTTTGATGCCGGACTTGTAGAATTCCCCTTATTCCTGAGAAAGTCTCAGCAGGGAGATCGCTTCATGCCTCTGGGCATGAAGCAGTTTAAAAAAATAAGCGACCTTTTCATTGATCTGAAAATGTCGCTTATTGATAAGGAAAACTCCTGGCTACTTTGTAATGGCGATGATATAATGTGGGTCGTTGGCGTCCGCATTGACGACCGTTACAAGATCAGAGCCAATACCAGGAAGATCCTTGAGATAAAGGTCAATCCATAA
- a CDS encoding chorismate-binding protein, whose translation MRKWIESKSCKSDLIARMTRAAMAFENAVLLCDGLRSSESYYGKLSRYEAIAAFDNLEAIQGPLSGLDRDLTDDWYLGWLCYELKDEIFGIGEKLPDSLVGFPTLHFFRPRWILILDGERIRLGYDPRYNSEDEARSFLTSVTEWQQRGTEAHKTEALQATSGNIREDSFRPSHPYSAEQSDVNREQIKTDISGRQTICGDYSEADKASEVVRLKGGPKYKECESSYIGYQEVSQDAPLKGIALEPAISREDYIEDVKGLQEHIHRGDIYEVNYCMEFNARGHIADPAALFVRLVERSHMPFAAFIKFGRKYALSASPERFITKRGNKLYSMPMKGTAPKGSTPAETEANRRQLQESEKERAENIMITDLVRNDLSVVATKGSVMVEELCGIYSFPSILQSVSTISAEISGNTTLEAILRATFPMGSMTGAPKISAMQLISEFEKRKRGLFSGSIGYISPDGDFDLNVVIRTLLYDEDSAFLSYTAGSAITALSDAEQEYEECLLKAKLMRSLLAETR comes from the coding sequence ACTGAGAAGCAGTGAGTCGTACTACGGTAAACTGTCCCGCTACGAGGCCATTGCTGCTTTTGACAATCTTGAAGCTATTCAAGGGCCATTGTCAGGGCTCGATAGAGACCTGACGGATGACTGGTATCTGGGATGGTTGTGTTATGAATTAAAAGATGAGATCTTTGGGATAGGTGAAAAATTGCCTGATTCGCTTGTTGGTTTTCCGACGCTACATTTCTTTCGACCTCGCTGGATTCTGATACTAGATGGAGAGAGGATCCGACTTGGATATGATCCAAGGTACAACAGCGAGGATGAAGCGCGATCCTTTTTGACATCAGTGACTGAATGGCAACAAAGGGGAACAGAGGCCCATAAAACAGAGGCTCTGCAAGCTACATCAGGCAATATTCGTGAGGATTCGTTCAGACCCAGTCACCCGTATTCTGCGGAGCAGTCAGATGTAAACAGAGAACAGATAAAGACCGATATATCCGGCAGGCAGACTATTTGCGGAGATTATTCTGAAGCAGATAAGGCTTCTGAGGTTGTCAGGTTGAAAGGTGGACCGAAATACAAGGAGTGCGAGTCGAGTTACATAGGATATCAGGAAGTATCCCAAGATGCCCCCTTGAAAGGCATAGCACTTGAACCGGCTATTTCACGTGAGGATTATATAGAGGATGTCAAAGGCCTGCAGGAACATATTCACAGGGGGGATATTTACGAAGTAAACTACTGCATGGAGTTTAACGCCCGCGGCCATATAGCAGACCCGGCAGCACTTTTTGTCCGACTTGTGGAAAGGTCTCATATGCCCTTTGCTGCTTTTATTAAGTTTGGACGGAAGTATGCCTTGTCAGCATCACCCGAACGTTTTATCACAAAGAGGGGCAATAAGCTGTACTCCATGCCGATGAAGGGAACAGCACCCAAAGGTTCCACACCGGCAGAGACAGAAGCAAACCGCAGACAACTGCAGGAATCAGAGAAGGAAAGGGCTGAAAATATTATGATAACAGATCTTGTGAGAAACGATCTCTCAGTTGTTGCTACCAAGGGATCAGTAATGGTCGAGGAACTATGCGGCATCTATTCCTTCCCTTCAATACTGCAGTCAGTAAGCACTATCTCGGCAGAAATTTCCGGGAATACTACACTAGAGGCTATACTGAGAGCCACCTTCCCTATGGGATCTATGACAGGTGCACCCAAGATAAGTGCAATGCAACTGATCTCAGAATTTGAAAAGCGCAAAAGGGGCCTATTCTCCGGCTCCATAGGCTATATCTCGCCAGATGGGGATTTTGATTTAAATGTAGTAATCCGTACTTTGCTATACGATGAAGATAGTGCTTTCCTCTCTTACACAGCGGGCAGTGCCATAACAGCACTGTCGGATGCAGAACAGGAATATGAGGAATGCCTGCTTAAAGCAAAACTGATGCGAAGCCTATTGGCTGAAACCAGATAA
- a CDS encoding sugar-binding domain-containing protein translates to MNRIFLLTAVLILLLNGGCRIHMYNSTERYNLEPIVTLEGDWKFNIGDDPTWASKSYDDSTWDYITVPGNWQDQGYHQYLGYAWYRTKVFIPRIDESDNIYLYIDAIDDVSEVYINGILIGQTGNFPPNYKTAYNIPVFYSIPQSLINYDGENTLAIRVYNDQMDGGIVSGPVIIGYFEDDMLLDQNLAGKWLFKPGFNRKYTDTDYDASSWNSLFVPGPWDNQGYLTFDGVATYRTKFTLANGLEDEELYLILGIIDDKDKVYLNGKLIAKTEDMYGTELASNGMGEWQVRRAYKIPAKNLNYSGSNTLVVVVNDDQQIGGIVTGPIGIMTKSNYDEYVSRYKVKKVSIFQILEEEW, encoded by the coding sequence ATGAACAGAATATTTCTACTAACAGCGGTATTGATCCTCCTACTGAATGGAGGATGCAGAATCCACATGTACAACAGTACGGAAAGGTATAATCTTGAACCAATAGTCACCCTCGAGGGTGACTGGAAGTTTAACATTGGAGATGATCCGACCTGGGCATCCAAATCCTATGATGACAGTACCTGGGATTATATTACTGTTCCGGGCAACTGGCAGGATCAGGGCTATCATCAATATTTAGGCTATGCCTGGTATCGTACCAAAGTCTTTATTCCAAGGATTGATGAAAGTGACAATATCTATCTGTATATTGATGCTATTGATGATGTAAGCGAAGTATACATAAATGGGATACTGATTGGACAAACAGGAAACTTCCCTCCAAACTACAAGACTGCATATAATATTCCGGTTTTTTATTCCATCCCACAATCCCTTATTAACTATGATGGAGAGAATACATTGGCAATAAGGGTGTATAATGATCAGATGGATGGTGGAATTGTTTCAGGTCCAGTTATTATCGGGTATTTTGAAGATGATATGCTACTGGATCAGAACCTGGCTGGGAAGTGGCTGTTCAAGCCAGGATTCAACCGTAAGTACACAGACACAGACTACGATGCAAGCAGCTGGAACTCGCTGTTTGTTCCGGGACCATGGGACAACCAGGGTTACCTCACATTTGACGGGGTTGCTACATATCGCACTAAATTCACACTGGCCAATGGTCTAGAAGATGAAGAACTATACCTGATTTTGGGAATTATTGATGACAAGGACAAGGTTTACCTTAACGGAAAGTTGATTGCTAAAACTGAAGATATGTATGGCACCGAACTTGCAAGCAATGGTATGGGTGAATGGCAGGTTCGCAGGGCATACAAGATACCAGCTAAGAATCTAAACTATAGTGGCAGCAACACTCTTGTAGTTGTAGTTAACGATGATCAACAGATTGGTGGAATAGTAACAGGACCAATTGGTATCATGACTAAAAGCAACTATGATGAATATGTAAGTCGGTACAAGGTGAAGAAAGTATCAATCTTCCAAATACTTGAAGAGGAGTGGTAG
- a CDS encoding pyridoxal phosphate-dependent aminotransferase: MKMIRPADRVNNVQEYYFSVKLKQIDKMRSEGKDVINLGIGSPDRKPAPDVIEALTQTAQLDNVHGYQSYIGIPALRKAFANWYGKNYGVELDPASEILPLMGSKEGIMHISMAFLNPGDEVLIPDPGYPTYQAVARLVGAEVRFYDLREENSWQPDLAAIERDNDLSRVKLMWLNYPNMPTGAQADPEVMKKIIAFGKKHSIIICNDNPYSFVLNPKPSSLLAVEGAKDIAIELNSLSKSHNMAGWRIGMVASNKEFIDYILRVKSNMDSGMFRGLQDAAVKALECDDDWYRQLNEIYAERRKLVFEIMDLLKCEYDPGQVGLFVWGRIPASYTDAGELSDLILDKANVFLTPGFIFGTNGSRYIRISLCCTVEVLKEAIRRINLIVKN, encoded by the coding sequence ATGAAAATGATTAGACCTGCTGACAGAGTCAACAATGTTCAGGAGTACTACTTCTCAGTCAAGCTGAAACAGATTGACAAGATGCGCTCCGAAGGAAAGGATGTAATTAACCTGGGTATAGGAAGTCCGGACAGGAAGCCTGCTCCGGATGTTATTGAAGCCCTGACCCAGACTGCACAACTGGATAATGTACACGGATATCAAAGCTATATAGGTATTCCGGCTCTCCGCAAGGCGTTTGCCAACTGGTACGGCAAAAACTATGGAGTGGAACTGGATCCTGCCTCCGAGATCCTGCCTCTTATGGGATCAAAGGAAGGTATCATGCATATATCAATGGCCTTTTTGAATCCAGGTGATGAGGTGCTGATTCCTGATCCCGGTTACCCAACATATCAGGCTGTTGCCCGTCTCGTTGGTGCCGAGGTAAGATTTTACGACCTGCGCGAGGAAAACAGTTGGCAGCCCGACCTGGCTGCCATCGAAAGGGATAATGACCTTTCCAGGGTAAAGCTGATGTGGCTCAACTATCCCAATATGCCTACAGGAGCCCAGGCCGATCCTGAGGTGATGAAGAAGATTATCGCCTTTGGTAAGAAGCATAGCATTATTATTTGTAATGATAATCCCTACAGTTTTGTGCTGAATCCTAAACCAAGCAGCCTTTTGGCTGTTGAAGGTGCTAAGGACATAGCCATCGAACTCAATTCGCTGAGCAAATCGCACAATATGGCGGGCTGGCGTATCGGAATGGTGGCATCCAACAAGGAATTTATCGACTACATACTGCGTGTCAAGAGCAATATGGACTCGGGTATGTTCAGAGGCTTACAGGACGCTGCAGTCAAGGCGCTTGAATGTGACGATGACTGGTACAGACAGCTGAATGAGATTTATGCCGAACGCCGCAAACTGGTGTTTGAGATTATGGACCTGCTAAAATGTGAGTATGATCCCGGGCAGGTGGGACTCTTTGTCTGGGGACGTATTCCTGCATCCTATACTGATGCCGGGGAACTAAGTGACCTGATACTGGATAAGGCTAATGTGTTTCTGACCCCCGGTTTTATATTCGGCACCAACGGAAGTCGTTATATAAGGATATCTCTGTGTTGCACAGTAGAAGTTTTGAAAGAAGCTATAAGAAGAATTAACCTAATCGTAAAAAACTGA
- a CDS encoding response regulator transcription factor, whose product MANILVVEDEVLMLQGLKDNLEFEGYNVDTASNGADGLKKLLDKHYDLAILDVMMPEMSGFDVCRTARSRGIKTAIILLTAKAEEIDKVLGLELGADDYITKPFSIRELLARVRAILRRAGVSDSNEKHTIRQIGKLSVNFAGYTATTNGKDVKMSHKEFEILHYLYNHKNETVDRDKLLDSVWGDDYQPTSRTIDNFIVRLRQKIEEDPNDPRTILTVHGIGYKLIEHL is encoded by the coding sequence ATGGCAAATATACTTGTCGTAGAGGATGAAGTCCTCATGCTTCAGGGACTTAAAGACAACCTCGAATTTGAAGGTTACAATGTTGATACTGCATCAAATGGTGCTGATGGTCTCAAAAAACTGCTTGACAAGCACTACGATCTGGCCATCCTGGATGTTATGATGCCAGAAATGTCGGGTTTTGATGTGTGCCGCACTGCCCGCTCGCGAGGCATTAAGACCGCTATAATTCTGCTGACAGCCAAGGCAGAAGAGATTGACAAGGTGCTGGGTTTGGAACTGGGGGCTGATGATTATATAACAAAACCATTCAGTATCAGAGAACTGCTGGCAAGGGTAAGAGCTATATTGCGCAGGGCAGGTGTAAGCGACAGCAACGAAAAACACACCATCAGGCAGATTGGTAAACTTAGTGTAAACTTTGCAGGCTATACTGCTACTACCAATGGCAAGGATGTGAAGATGTCACACAAAGAGTTTGAAATCCTCCACTACCTATATAATCACAAGAACGAAACCGTCGATCGTGACAAGCTTCTGGACTCAGTCTGGGGAGATGATTACCAACCTACCTCTCGTACTATTGACAATTTCATTGTAAGGCTGAGACAGAAGATCGAAGAAGACCCCAACGATCCAAGGACAATCCTCACTGTTCATGGTATAGGTTACAAACTTATCGAACACCTGTGA
- a CDS encoding sensor histidine kinase: protein MKKSLNKILAGLTLLILLPLAVAILYEYTRINENEELITSVYKEQLETIISSVNYYSEDIMSNWAGRIDVWMMHPSDSTVLKLLTSENSSILAIYAAQRSTDLNTIYSSGNEGNSTFVSQLLKKERQTIGKLISYHKSNYRKFHSFETPDGVLMTFITVDKNLEYVPILIELDLRQFIHQHISSRIQDIAKDKFLIRIFHEASGATVYTSDKEMPSHMTFDKEGGMWLFPGLSIGITLRNESIADLASRRVKEGLILAALVMAVLVVGIWFIYSSVKKEVNLAQIKSEFISNVSHEIRTPLALISMYAETLEMGRVNSPEKAREYYQTINSESQRLNAMVDKILNFSRMEKGRYKFKTEVCNLYNICAEVLGNYQEHYNGADISFNADSLLPEILADKVSVSEALLNLIDNAVKYSRDNKKIEITTGHEDRMCFVEVKDNGIGISKKDQKHIFDRFYRVTRQNLANEVKGTGLGLSIVCETMKAHKGRVTVQSKPGAGSSFRLYFPVIRKSN from the coding sequence ATGAAGAAATCTCTTAACAAAATACTGGCAGGGCTTACCTTACTTATTTTGCTCCCGCTTGCTGTTGCCATCCTGTATGAGTACACCAGGATTAACGAAAACGAGGAGCTCATTACCAGCGTATACAAGGAACAGCTTGAAACAATTATCTCGTCAGTCAATTACTACTCTGAGGATATAATGTCCAACTGGGCTGGCCGTATTGATGTTTGGATGATGCACCCTTCTGACAGTACTGTATTAAAACTGCTTACAAGTGAAAACAGTTCTATCTTAGCTATATATGCAGCTCAGCGCTCTACCGATTTGAATACTATCTATAGTAGCGGTAATGAAGGCAACAGCACCTTTGTCAGCCAACTGCTTAAGAAGGAGCGTCAGACTATTGGTAAACTAATCAGCTATCATAAAAGTAACTATAGGAAGTTTCACTCCTTCGAGACTCCAGATGGTGTCTTAATGACCTTTATTACTGTAGACAAGAACTTGGAATATGTACCGATACTCATCGAACTGGACCTTCGTCAGTTTATACACCAGCATATCAGTTCCCGCATCCAGGATATAGCAAAGGATAAGTTTCTTATTAGGATATTCCACGAAGCATCCGGTGCTACTGTTTATACAAGTGATAAGGAAATGCCGAGCCACATGACCTTTGACAAGGAAGGTGGAATGTGGCTCTTCCCCGGTCTTAGCATAGGCATCACGTTAAGGAATGAAAGCATAGCAGACCTTGCATCCAGACGCGTCAAGGAAGGGCTTATACTGGCAGCCCTTGTAATGGCTGTTCTGGTTGTTGGGATTTGGTTTATCTACTCCAGTGTCAAAAAGGAAGTCAACCTTGCTCAGATAAAGTCCGAGTTTATTTCAAATGTATCTCACGAGATCCGCACCCCGCTTGCTCTGATAAGCATGTATGCCGAGACTCTGGAGATGGGAAGGGTCAACTCACCTGAAAAGGCCAGGGAGTATTACCAAACCATAAACAGTGAGAGCCAGAGACTTAATGCTATGGTTGACAAGATTCTCAACTTCTCCCGCATGGAGAAAGGTCGGTATAAGTTTAAAACCGAGGTGTGCAACTTATATAATATCTGTGCTGAAGTACTAGGTAATTATCAGGAACATTATAACGGGGCTGATATTAGTTTTAATGCTGACAGCCTACTTCCTGAAATCCTTGCCGACAAGGTCTCAGTCAGCGAAGCCTTGCTCAACCTCATCGACAATGCTGTGAAATACAGCAGGGATAACAAGAAGATTGAGATTACAACAGGTCATGAAGACAGGATGTGCTTCGTAGAGGTGAAGGACAACGGAATAGGTATTTCAAAGAAGGATCAAAAACATATATTCGACAGGTTTTACCGCGTTACGCGGCAAAACCTTGCTAATGAGGTAAAAGGTACCGGACTGGGTCTCTCAATAGTATGTGAGACTATGAAGGCTCACAAGGGTCGTGTCACAGTACAGAGCAAGCCCGGTGCAGGTTCAAGTTTTAGATTATATTTCCCAGTAATTCGCAAATCCAATTGA
- a CDS encoding prephenate dehydrogenase: MKICVLGAGKMGTWLTDALCLQHEVAVYDSNKERLRYVFNTQRLTTFEEIREFAPELLINCVTLKYTIQTFKEVLPYLPESCILSDIASVKTGFHEFYKSTGRRFVSTHPMFGPTFANLKDLSEHHAIIITESDHLGKAFFKDFFGSLKLNIHQYSFDEHDETIAYSLSIPFSSTLVFAACMKKQDAPGTTFRKHMDIAKGLLSEDDYLLTEILFNPYTVGQVEMIRKELKDLLELINARDTDGLLTFINRVRKNVEG; the protein is encoded by the coding sequence ATGAAAATTTGCGTGCTCGGGGCAGGCAAGATGGGTACATGGCTAACTGATGCCCTTTGTCTGCAACATGAAGTTGCGGTTTACGATTCCAACAAGGAACGTCTGAGGTATGTTTTCAACACCCAAAGGCTTACAACATTTGAGGAGATCAGGGAGTTTGCCCCAGAGCTCCTTATCAATTGTGTAACGCTGAAATATACTATACAAACTTTTAAGGAGGTGCTGCCCTATCTGCCTGAAAGCTGTATCCTAAGCGATATAGCCTCTGTTAAGACAGGATTCCATGAGTTTTACAAAAGCACAGGCCGCCGCTTCGTTTCAACCCACCCGATGTTTGGTCCGACCTTTGCCAACCTGAAGGATCTGAGCGAGCACCATGCAATTATCATTACCGAGTCTGACCATCTCGGCAAGGCCTTTTTCAAGGATTTCTTCGGATCTCTGAAGCTAAATATACATCAGTATTCCTTTGATGAGCACGACGAAACAATAGCCTACTCACTGTCAATTCCCTTCTCGTCAACTCTTGTGTTTGCGGCCTGTATGAAGAAGCAGGATGCACCGGGAACTACCTTCCGGAAGCATATGGATATTGCAAAGGGACTGTTGTCAGAAGACGACTATCTGCTCACCGAAATACTGTTCAACCCCTATACCGTCGGACAGGTTGAGATGATCAGAAAGGAACTCAAAGATCTGCTGGAACTTATCAATGCCAGAGATACAGACGGACTACTTACCTTTATCAACAGGGTAAGGAAAAATGTTGAGGGCTGA
- a CDS encoding prephenate dehydratase codes for MSHETVKVAIQGWPGANHDIAARTYFRDKEVTLEPCMTFHELFSKVKEDPSMFGIVAIENTLVGSILANYTLLKDSGLRVRGEQRLRIKHQLMALPGQRIEDIREVHSHPMALAQCEDFLMRYPHIRLIESEDTALSAKKISEGNLKGIAAIASSLAAKMYNLEILAKDIETNKHNYTRFLIVGPRDEEEGARLLSMGRLNKASLVFSLPHEEGSLSKVLTILAFYSINLTKIQSLPVIGMEWEYLFYIDVIYNDYQRYHQSLDAIRPLTRNLTELGEYEAADTLYVTNGGAPVAKAQTSNKK; via the coding sequence ATGAGTCATGAGACAGTAAAAGTAGCAATACAGGGATGGCCCGGGGCTAACCATGATATTGCAGCACGCACATACTTTCGCGACAAGGAGGTAACTCTTGAACCTTGTATGACCTTTCATGAGCTTTTCAGTAAGGTAAAGGAAGACCCCTCTATGTTTGGGATTGTTGCAATAGAGAATACCCTTGTGGGAAGCATTCTGGCCAACTACACTTTACTTAAGGATTCTGGATTGAGGGTGCGAGGGGAACAAAGACTTAGGATCAAGCACCAGCTGATGGCTTTGCCTGGTCAGAGGATTGAAGATATAAGGGAGGTGCATTCCCACCCAATGGCTTTGGCTCAGTGCGAGGATTTCTTGATGCGCTATCCCCATATTAGGTTGATAGAGTCGGAAGATACCGCTCTTAGTGCCAAGAAGATTAGTGAAGGTAATCTAAAGGGCATAGCTGCAATAGCCTCTTCACTTGCAGCCAAAATGTATAATCTGGAGATACTTGCCAAGGATATTGAAACCAATAAGCACAACTACACAAGGTTTTTGATAGTAGGACCAAGAGACGAAGAGGAGGGAGCAAGGTTACTGTCAATGGGGCGCCTCAATAAGGCCTCTCTTGTTTTCTCACTGCCACACGAAGAGGGTAGTCTTTCCAAAGTTCTCACAATACTTGCCTTTTACAGCATCAACCTTACCAAGATACAATCTCTGCCGGTAATAGGGATGGAGTGGGAGTACCTGTTTTACATTGATGTTATATACAACGACTATCAGCGATATCATCAGTCTCTTGATGCAATCCGTCCTTTGACGCGCAATCTTACCGAACTGGGAGAATATGAAGCCGCCGACACACTGTATGTTACAAATGGCGGAGCTCCCGTAGCCAAAGCACAGACAAGCAATAAGAAATAA
- a CDS encoding bifunctional 3-deoxy-7-phosphoheptulonate synthase/chorismate mutase type II, which yields MSQLKIEPIRLPGLELKRPIIISGPCSAETEEQTLNTAQQLSDMGVKIFRAGIWKPRTRPGAFEGVGSIGLPWLKRVKEETGMFIGVEVANAHHVYEAIKYGVDIMWIGARTSANPFAVQEVADALKGIDIPVLVKNPVNPDLELWIGAFERLNNAGITQLAAIHRGFSTYDKSEFRNHPQWQIPIELRRRFPEIPIITDPSHIGGKRSLIAEICQEAMDLSFDGLIIETHCNPDKAWSDASQQITPETLKGILDNLVLRRPKIGDTPRNTLDELRKQIDKLDNQLLDILKERMKISEAIGRYKYENNITILQARRYDEIMNDRKAKAESRSLNADFVTEIFESIHEESIRCQSAVMNKELKKKEDN from the coding sequence ATGTCACAGTTGAAGATTGAACCGATCAGATTGCCGGGCCTTGAGCTCAAACGGCCCATCATTATATCAGGCCCCTGCAGTGCCGAGACTGAGGAACAGACCCTCAACACTGCGCAGCAACTATCAGATATGGGAGTGAAGATATTCAGAGCCGGTATATGGAAACCACGTACCCGTCCGGGAGCCTTCGAAGGTGTGGGTTCCATCGGTCTCCCATGGCTAAAGAGGGTAAAGGAAGAAACAGGTATGTTTATCGGTGTTGAGGTTGCCAATGCTCACCATGTATATGAAGCCATTAAATATGGTGTTGATATTATGTGGATAGGAGCAAGAACATCAGCCAACCCTTTTGCAGTGCAGGAGGTTGCAGATGCCCTCAAGGGCATTGATATTCCGGTGCTTGTCAAGAACCCTGTAAATCCTGACCTTGAACTCTGGATTGGGGCTTTCGAACGTCTCAATAATGCCGGCATTACCCAGCTGGCTGCAATTCACCGTGGCTTTAGTACCTACGATAAGTCGGAATTCCGCAACCATCCGCAATGGCAGATACCTATCGAGTTGCGCAGGCGTTTTCCCGAAATCCCTATCATAACAGACCCAAGCCATATAGGTGGTAAGCGCTCTTTGATTGCTGAGATCTGCCAGGAAGCAATGGACCTTAGTTTTGATGGTCTGATCATCGAAACTCACTGCAATCCTGATAAAGCGTGGAGTGATGCATCGCAACAGATTACACCTGAAACTCTAAAGGGTATTCTCGACAATCTGGTACTGAGACGCCCGAAGATTGGTGATACTCCCCGTAACACTCTCGATGAACTGAGAAAACAGATTGACAAACTTGACAACCAGTTGCTAGACATACTCAAGGAGAGAATGAAAATCTCTGAAGCCATAGGTAGATATAAGTATGAAAACAATATCACAATACTTCAGGCACGCAGGTATGACGAGATTATGAACGACCGTAAGGCCAAGGCCGAGAGCCGTAGCCTGAATGCGGACTTCGTTACTGAGATTTTCGAATCAATTCACGAAGAGTCAATCAGATGTCAGAGTGCTGTAATGAACAAAGAACTTAAGAAGAAGGAGGATAACTGA